ATGTAGCCCTCGTACTCGGACTGGTAGGGCGTGAGGTCCTTGTTCTCGGTGGTGGCGCACACCTCGGCGTAAGAGACGGGCAGGGAGATCTGCTCACCGCCGGCGCCGTCGGGGCGGGTCCACCAGTCGAGGGTGATCTCGTCGTCGATCAGGTCGCCCAGCTCGTAGTCGGAGAAGTCGCCACTGCGGCGGCGCTCGGCCCCGGGCTCCCCGTCGGGGTCGAGGAGGCACTCACCCTCGCACTCCTCGTCCTCGCAGCCGTCGAAGTGCTCGACATCGCCGTAGTAGTCGTAGCGGTCGTAGGGCGGTACGGCGTCCCAAGTCTCCTTCACCTCGGCCAATGCGAGGACCGCCTCGCAGCCCGCCTGCCCGGCGGCCTGGCGGAGCCGGGTGGCACGCGTGGCGTCGGCACCCTTGAGGCGGTCCCAGTCCAGGCCACGCTGGGTGTACTCGTGGTCGAGGAGGTACACGAGGCGGTTCGGGGGCGCCGTTTTCTGGCGGCCGTAGGCGTAGCGCTCTTCGGCCGACTCGGTGAAGTGTTCGGTCAGGCAGTGGGCCAGGTCGGCGGCCGGGCCGCCGCCGTCCTCGCCGGCCGGGCGGGTGCGTTCGGCGAGGAGGTTCATGGTGAGGGTGACGCGGTAGCCGGACTTGACGGGCTTGACCTCGTGCAGGCAGTCCGCGTAGAAGGCAGCGAAGGTCAGCTTCTCCCGGGACGCCTGGTGGACGACGCTCCGGCCGGCGTGCGAGACGACGAGTTCGCCGCCGGTGTGGTGCGAGGGCAGCGAGACCACCAGGGTGCCCACCATGGAGTCGTCCTTCTCGGAGTCCTGGTGCGGCAGGAAGAACTGGCCCTTGCCGTAGACGAGCAGCGCGTGCGGTTCGGCCCGCAGGACGGTGGTGGGCGGCAGACCGAGCGCGGTACGGACGCCGTCGAGGACGCCGCTCAGGGTGCGGTCCCAGTCGGGGCCGCCCAGGGTGATCCGGTCCGGGGTGATCTCCCAGGTATCGCGCACGCTGGTGTCGGCCAGGGTCTGCTCACCGCGGCCGAAGCGGGCCTGCCGGGCCTGCGCGATCAGCTTCTTGGTGACCGGAGCGCGCAACGGCAGGGGCAGCACCCCGACGCCGTCGACCTCGATCCGCAGCGCGCGGGCGGACATCTCGATGCGGGTACTGAAGTCCCCGCATCGCTCCGAGGCATCGAGCAGCTTCGCCAGTTGCTTTCGTGCTCCGTGTCCCATGGTGTTTCGTTCCCCCGGTCGGCAGCGTGCCATTCCCTCTGTCCCGGAAACCCTAGCGCTGCTGGAAGTCCCTGTTCTCAGATGGCAGAACGGCCTTGACATCCGGGGCACCCGCGCAGGTTCAGGGAAGGCCCGGGACGGTGGGGCGTTCAGCGGGGTGATAAGGGGGCGGTTCTGTTCCCTGTGGAGATCGACCTCGGCCGGATCTTGGAGGGTGTCTCATGTGGTGGCCTTCGCCAGTCGGCGATCGCGCCGAGCCCGGCCGCGCGGAGATGGGCGGTGAGCTTGTCGTGCCGGCAGGCGGTGATCTCCGATGTCCGTCCGGGCCGCACCGCGGAGACCCATGCCAGACGGCCCTTGTCGTCGGTGAGTGCGATCACGAGCAGGCCGTGGCATTTGCGCTTGCCGGAATAGTTCTTCCGGTTCGCTGTTCCGGTGCGCCGCCGGGTGCGTATCAGCGAGCCGTCCAGCAGTACGATTCCACCGCCCTTTCGGGTGATCTTCTTCAAGGCGCGGTCCAGGCGCGGGGCGCGGGCGGCCAGCAGGCCGACGACCTCGCGGACCCAGCGGGTGACGGTGGTGCGGTGCACCCCGTTTCCGCCGGCCAGATCGCCCGGCCTCTGGTCACAGCGCAGCACCGCCAGCACGATCCCCGCGGTCTTTCCCGGAGTCAGGGCCGCCACCGTGAGCCGATCTTCTTGCAGTGGCCGCGTATCAGGGTGGCGAGATAGTTCAGGGTGGCGCTCGACAGCGGCAGGCGGGCGGTGTAGACAAGGCCGTCAGGGCCCTCGGCGTGAGGGTTGTTTTTCTTCACACCAAACTCAACTGCCGCCGGGGGCCCGCCGGTTACGCCCAGCCCATCATCGTTCCGGTGCAGCTACCGGCGAGCGGTGAACCGCCCATCGAGCACGACAAGACGCCCGCACACCAGCCCCGTGAACTGCAACTTCACGATGCACACAGCCCATTGCGGCGCGACCGACAGCCGTGTCGTGACGGACAAGGCGTCAGTGGCGGGCGCCCGCTCACGTGGCACGACAGTGCCGGCGCATGGAGCCGCCGACCCCGGTGGAACCAGCCGTACCCTCCCTTGCGTTACCCGGTGTACCGGACGCACAGCGGAACGTCGCCGACGTCACCGGTGTGGGCGGACGCGAAGGGGAAGGGGCAAGCGCCGTGTCACGAGGGTGGAAGACCGCGCTCATGGTGGTGTCGTTGGCGGGGATCGTCTCGACCCCCCTGTTCTGGCTGTTGGACGGCCCGGACACGGGGCAGTTGGTCGGGGCTTCCGTCCAGGCGGCGGCGAGTATCGCCGCTCTGCTCTACGCGATCCTCGCCGCCCCTGCCTCAGACTCCAGGAACCGGGTGGTGCGTACGGGCTCCGCGAACGCACGGGACGGAGGTCAGGCGGTAACGGGGATCAAGCTCCCCAACGGCAGGGGAGACGGGTCGTCTACGGCCACGGACACCGGCCCGAGTACCGCCACAGGACAGGGCAGCAGGGCGGTCAGCGGCATCGATCACGGCGGACGCCCTTCCTGGAACCCGTTCCGTGCGAGGAGGTAGCCGCGAGGCTGCCGGAGCATACTCCTGGTGCGGGCAATCTGGTGCAAGCCATGTTCCGGGCGTGCGCGGCAGCGCGGGGCGGACCGACCGGAGGGGGACGAAGTGAAGCAACCGGACCGCAGCAGACCCGGTCGGCCGGGCCGGCCCGACAGCCGTGGTGACCGGGTGAGCAGAAGCGGGACCGGCACGGCTGTCGGCGAGAACAACACCGTCATCACAGGGATCCAGAACGTCCACCACGGGCTGCGGGGGCCCTGGGTTGTGGTGCTCGCCCTCCTCACTGTCCTGGCACTGACCGGGGGGTACTACCTTCTCCCCCGGGAGAACACCGGGGAGAACAACCAGCCCCAGGATCCCCAGAAGGCCGGGGAGGAGCCTTTCCACGTAGCCGTGCGGCAGGTCTGGGACCTCCCGCAGGACGGCACCTTCTGGGTCTTCCCGGAGCGGCTGTCCGCCGGCTCGCTCCATACCCCCTCGGACCAGGACCAGCGAGCGTCCCGGCAGTACGCCTCGCTCGGCGGCATACGCGGCGGCCGGAACTGCGGCGAGGTGTGCACGTCCGTCTCCCGCTATCACGTCACCCTGACCGGGAACCGCCTGCAACCCGTGCACATCGACGCGATCAGGGCCAAGGTGCTGTCCAAGAAGGCGGCACCGTCCGGGACGTTCGTGTGCGTTCCGCCCCAGGGCGGTGGG
This DNA window, taken from Streptomyces sp. SCSIO 30461, encodes the following:
- a CDS encoding 2OG-Fe(II) oxygenase, whose product is MGHGARKQLAKLLDASERCGDFSTRIEMSARALRIEVDGVGVLPLPLRAPVTKKLIAQARQARFGRGEQTLADTSVRDTWEITPDRITLGGPDWDRTLSGVLDGVRTALGLPPTTVLRAEPHALLVYGKGQFFLPHQDSEKDDSMVGTLVVSLPSHHTGGELVVSHAGRSVVHQASREKLTFAAFYADCLHEVKPVKSGYRVTLTMNLLAERTRPAGEDGGGPAADLAHCLTEHFTESAEERYAYGRQKTAPPNRLVYLLDHEYTQRGLDWDRLKGADATRATRLRQAAGQAGCEAVLALAEVKETWDAVPPYDRYDYYGDVEHFDGCEDEECEGECLLDPDGEPGAERRRSGDFSDYELGDLIDDEITLDWWTRPDGAGGEQISLPVSYAEVCATTENKDLTPYQSEYEGYMGNYGNTLDRWYRRAAVVLWPRQHSFAARAEAGSEGALRELQGHLDTGELELARTLARSLAPIWKHRGSGEAAAPLFTAALHVAVGLEEADAAAMLLAPFGVETLGERHAPDLAAAAARYGRTWSRGAVGSWFGPVAAYSGADRAAWLESLPGLCAALRTADGDGDAVAAPLVEGAWQAAEQQLTGWLDVGREAERRAGMERLGAPLARILQACDPKTAGTIVTALRGLPDTALECLLPALRTAACRPTTVRDGAPAAHAFQTLADHCEARLAAAVTRPVRAADDWSLTPAGTCRSGCGLCPDLDAFLTSRTRRVMDWPLAKDRRRHIHSRIDLAGLPVSHTTRRQGRPYTLVLTKTNAVFTREQAARIRAETDLAWLREKWPRPRG